In the genome of Shewanella glacialimarina, one region contains:
- the rssA gene encoding patatin-like phospholipase RssA, giving the protein MAPVQASPQKKPIIGLALGSGAAKGWAHIGVLEGLAELGIYPDKIAGCSAGALVGAAYANDSLAELKSWVCGFSSWDVIGLMDISWRKGGLISGEKVFDVMSTHIGAVDIENLKRPFAAVATDLYSGQEIWFKEGLLRNAVRASCSMPGFLPPVQQNGRWLVDGAVVNPVPVSLCRSLGVDIVIAVDLNGYLRKQMQVLPQQVSSSEPVSDKQLDSDEEQPDLGFMDLLGKGKDYITSLSDKLSLGTKSHPGMLAVMSQSMDILEQRHKRSRLMGDPPDICIIPNVSDIGTMEFHRADEAIAAGKKAVEDIAHLIQASLKN; this is encoded by the coding sequence ATGGCACCAGTTCAAGCCTCACCACAGAAAAAACCGATTATCGGATTGGCATTGGGCAGCGGTGCAGCTAAAGGTTGGGCGCATATTGGTGTGCTTGAAGGCTTAGCTGAATTAGGCATTTATCCGGATAAAATTGCTGGCTGCTCTGCTGGCGCACTGGTTGGAGCGGCATATGCCAATGACAGTCTAGCAGAACTTAAAAGTTGGGTGTGCGGCTTTTCAAGTTGGGATGTTATTGGATTAATGGACATTAGTTGGCGTAAAGGTGGGCTGATTAGCGGTGAAAAAGTATTTGACGTTATGTCTACTCATATTGGCGCTGTTGATATTGAAAACTTGAAACGTCCCTTTGCAGCAGTTGCAACGGATTTGTATTCTGGCCAGGAAATTTGGTTTAAAGAAGGCTTACTGCGCAATGCCGTCAGAGCATCTTGTTCGATGCCAGGCTTTTTGCCGCCAGTACAACAAAATGGCCGTTGGTTAGTTGATGGTGCTGTGGTTAACCCTGTGCCAGTCTCATTATGCCGCTCACTTGGTGTCGATATTGTCATCGCTGTTGATTTGAACGGTTATTTACGCAAGCAAATGCAAGTTTTACCTCAGCAAGTCAGTAGCTCTGAGCCTGTGTCAGATAAACAGCTTGATTCAGATGAAGAGCAGCCTGACTTAGGCTTTATGGATTTATTGGGTAAGGGCAAAGACTATATCACTAGTTTGAGTGACAAACTGTCGCTTGGCACTAAGTCACACCCTGGAATGCTAGCGGTAATGTCACAGTCAATGGATATTTTAGAGCAGCGTCACAAGCGCTCTCGGTTAATGGGCGACCCACCGGATATTTGCATTATCCCCAATGTTTCCGATATTGGTACCATGGAGTTTCATCGTGCAGATGAAGCGATTGCAGCAGGCAAAAAAGCAGTTGAAGATATCGCGCATTTAATTCAAGCATCGCTTAAAAACTAA
- a CDS encoding DUF3010 family protein, whose protein sequence is MKVCGVELKGGEAIISLLSYEGETFNVPSCRKVSFAVSDSASTESLREFHFAFHKLMEDYKIDQIAIIEREQKGKFAGSATSFKLEAAIQITELPVVMISPLTIKEQLKRNPPQVDFDSLDLKRVQLNAFDVAYVHHNRLIFGKV, encoded by the coding sequence ATGAAAGTTTGTGGTGTAGAGTTAAAAGGTGGCGAGGCCATCATCAGTTTACTTAGCTATGAAGGTGAAACCTTCAATGTGCCGAGTTGTCGTAAAGTATCATTTGCGGTGTCAGATTCGGCATCGACAGAGTCTCTGCGTGAGTTTCATTTTGCTTTTCATAAGCTAATGGAAGACTACAAGATTGACCAAATCGCGATTATTGAACGTGAACAAAAAGGTAAGTTTGCTGGCAGCGCAACAAGCTTTAAATTAGAAGCGGCGATTCAAATTACCGAACTGCCAGTGGTGATGATTTCACCATTAACTATTAAAGAGCAGCTAAAGCGTAATCCACCGCAAGTTGACTTTGATTCTTTAGATTTAAAACGCGTTCAGCTAAATGCATTCGATGTCGCTTATGTGCATCATAACCGATTGATATTCGGTAAAGTTTAA
- a CDS encoding DEAD/DEAH box helicase produces MQFSDFSLDKRLLDSLKHMGITDPTEIQEQALPIALAGKDLMASSKTGSGKTLAFLLPAMQRIISSRALSKKDPRVLILLPTRELAQQVYGQLRLLVANTQYKAISILGGENFNDQAKGLSRDPHFIVATPGRIVDHLEQRHLFLNGLELLVLDEADRMLDLGFAPQLKAINEAADHKRRQTLMFSATLDHQSINDIAATLLKNPSHVAIGTSYAEHKDIEQKMLFADHLDHKQALLSHLLKQPEHKQTIVFTATRSDTDRLATLLAEQGFSTAALSGELKQNARNQIMDQFSRGQQQILITTDVASRGLDLVNVSLVVNFDMPKFAEEYVHRIGRTGRAGAKGIAVSLVGPKDWQSFLQVQSFLRKNFEFTSVDGLPAKFSGLSQQAGTKAAKDKPETKVAAKAKAKQKAKAVPKRDKTFITGIDVGDAPMRRKAKPIVIIEQKISDSED; encoded by the coding sequence TTGCAGTTTTCTGATTTTTCGCTTGATAAACGCTTGTTAGATAGTTTGAAGCATATGGGTATTACTGACCCAACCGAGATCCAAGAACAAGCCTTACCTATTGCCCTAGCGGGTAAAGATTTGATGGCATCATCGAAAACTGGCTCAGGGAAAACCTTAGCGTTTTTACTGCCTGCGATGCAGCGGATTATTTCCAGCAGAGCGCTGTCGAAAAAAGATCCTCGCGTGCTGATTTTATTGCCGACTCGAGAGCTTGCTCAGCAAGTATATGGTCAACTCAGATTACTGGTTGCCAATACCCAATACAAAGCTATCAGTATTTTGGGCGGTGAAAACTTTAACGACCAAGCCAAAGGCTTGTCCCGTGACCCACACTTTATTGTGGCAACTCCGGGTCGAATTGTTGATCATCTTGAGCAACGTCACTTATTTTTAAATGGCCTTGAATTACTTGTTCTTGATGAAGCTGACCGCATGTTGGACCTAGGTTTTGCACCACAACTGAAAGCCATTAATGAAGCAGCTGATCATAAACGTCGTCAAACCTTGATGTTTTCTGCCACCTTAGATCATCAAAGCATTAACGATATTGCCGCCACATTATTGAAGAATCCAAGCCATGTGGCCATTGGCACCAGTTATGCTGAACACAAAGATATTGAACAAAAAATGCTGTTTGCAGATCATTTAGATCACAAACAAGCACTGTTAAGCCACTTATTGAAGCAGCCAGAACACAAGCAAACCATTGTATTTACCGCAACTCGCTCAGACACAGACCGTTTAGCCACGCTGTTAGCTGAACAGGGTTTTTCTACCGCAGCATTAAGCGGTGAGCTAAAACAAAATGCCCGTAACCAAATTATGGATCAATTTAGTCGTGGCCAGCAGCAAATTCTTATCACTACTGATGTGGCCTCTAGAGGGCTAGATTTAGTTAACGTGTCATTAGTTGTTAACTTTGATATGCCAAAATTTGCTGAAGAATATGTCCATCGTATTGGCCGTACTGGTCGTGCTGGCGCTAAAGGTATTGCAGTTTCATTAGTGGGGCCAAAAGACTGGCAAAGCTTTTTACAAGTGCAGTCATTTTTACGCAAAAACTTTGAATTTACCTCGGTTGACGGTTTACCAGCAAAGTTTTCAGGCTTAAGTCAGCAAGCGGGAACTAAAGCCGCCAAAGACAAACCTGAAACCAAAGTCGCAGCTAAGGCTAAAGCTAAGCAAAAAGCTAAAGCTGTGCCTAAGCGCGACAAAACATTTATTACCGGCATAGACGTTGGCGATGCGCCAATGCGCCGTAAAGCGAAACCCATTGTGATTATTGAACAAAAAATCAGTGACAGTGAAGACTAA
- a CDS encoding AAA family ATPase — MKILSLRFKNINSLKDEWKIDFTASPFAENGLFAIIGPTGSGKTTILDAICLALYHRTPRLAVISKSTNELMTRGTSECLAEVEFEVKGVGYRAFWSQRRARDNADGNLQDAQVELAQMADGKIIASQIKLKSDAMEKITGLDFARFTKSMMLSQGEFAAFLNADANVRAELLEELTGTEIYGLISERVHQEFSQSKQQLQLLESQINHVQVLSTDQVLENKALQQTLTRELETLHQQIEHKNMFLQWHKQLTQSTQHHLACQKAFEQAKVAINEQQSALQRLADSEPAQQLKPIFEQQAYLAKKLVDLTTQIERIGQQLQQSSIKVGQNEQAYIAQQLTVDAAKTLHKQLLLLIDQQIIPLDHDIKVLKQHVEREQQTLAKQQQDHQTVSKRLIDSQNAIANINQNQHHLTDLVSQFPLGQVIGQHIASWKTQYQQWLSLAKNQREYRAEIDVHTRTSAMQQQLIDRVQKSISANSEQVVLLSSEQQNLKANISQLLAGKTEGDLQNEHQQILEQQGFREKLTQLAQDYTLGRQVLADGQQAIHLRQQEMVDKDKTLTQTRGLWSDKNLQLKDVQQLLKQEQRIADLTSERAKLIEGEPCALCGSIEHPLVTEYQELDLSHTERREAVLLDELEQLKKQGEQQKQALAELTYIQQNQQIAIQEWQGKLLQYQQQAIDCCQALGVSFDLIDVQSQQAIADYNAQIDGYKKQLSDVLLQLKALNESASQLGEHMIQLEQRQNAENSQLQLAQLELKTAQQHIDKHTHQINVIESSLSEIKQQLTQHINECDLTLPDWAEAASWLDSLEADIQQWLDARQTLDNNRQQLALLGQESQQYQHQAMQIAEQIELAQVVLVQTQEDLQLKQQQRADLFADKQVDEVKHQSEHDLMLQESGLQDKFTQLQDSKTHIQALATQKQGLTRQLESEHQDHQQVAERWHLALIASPFENAAAYHQALLAPEEHQRLTVLKRQLDNQLQESQVLFTQAAKNNNDLIQQGVLHAFDVLQIEEVTLEQQTLLERQHLQQQTLWQCQHALKQDLELKDQQQTLLEQLTLAKQDYDDIAYLHSLIGSQKGDKFRRFAQGLTLDHLVALANKQLDRLHGRYQLERKDSEALELQVLDTWQGDAIRDTRTLSGGESFLVSLALALALSDLVSHKTSIDSLFLDEGFGTLDSQTLDTALDALDNLNASGKMIGVISHIEAMKERIAVQIKVNKMNGLGVSKLQSQFAIA, encoded by the coding sequence ATGAAAATACTGTCTCTGCGATTTAAAAATATCAACTCACTTAAAGATGAGTGGAAAATTGATTTTACCGCCAGCCCATTTGCTGAAAACGGTCTGTTTGCCATTATCGGCCCAACGGGATCGGGTAAAACGACTATTTTAGATGCGATTTGTTTAGCGCTTTACCACAGAACACCGCGCTTAGCTGTGATATCAAAGTCAACTAACGAGCTAATGACCCGTGGCACCAGTGAGTGTTTAGCTGAGGTTGAATTTGAAGTAAAAGGGGTCGGTTATCGGGCATTTTGGAGCCAGCGTCGTGCCAGAGATAATGCCGATGGTAACCTACAGGATGCGCAAGTTGAGTTAGCACAAATGGCAGACGGTAAAATTATAGCCAGCCAAATAAAATTAAAATCTGATGCCATGGAAAAAATAACCGGTTTAGATTTCGCGCGTTTCACTAAGTCCATGATGTTATCTCAGGGCGAGTTTGCGGCATTTCTGAATGCCGATGCTAATGTCAGAGCAGAGTTACTTGAAGAATTAACGGGCACGGAAATTTATGGTTTGATATCTGAGCGAGTGCACCAGGAATTTAGCCAATCTAAGCAGCAATTACAGTTACTCGAAAGCCAAATTAACCATGTTCAGGTATTAAGTACCGATCAAGTGTTAGAAAATAAAGCGTTGCAGCAAACGTTAACCCGCGAATTGGAAACATTACATCAACAGATCGAACATAAAAATATGTTCTTGCAGTGGCACAAGCAACTGACTCAATCCACTCAACACCATTTAGCTTGCCAAAAAGCGTTTGAACAGGCAAAAGTAGCTATTAATGAGCAACAAAGTGCATTGCAAAGGTTAGCGGATAGTGAGCCAGCGCAGCAGCTTAAACCGATATTTGAACAGCAAGCTTATTTAGCCAAAAAGCTGGTTGATTTAACCACGCAAATCGAACGCATTGGTCAGCAGTTACAACAATCAAGCATTAAGGTAGGCCAAAATGAACAGGCTTATATTGCTCAGCAACTCACAGTCGATGCGGCGAAAACCTTACATAAACAATTATTACTATTAATTGATCAGCAAATTATACCCTTAGATCATGATATTAAAGTGTTAAAGCAGCATGTTGAGCGTGAGCAGCAAACTCTTGCCAAACAACAGCAAGACCACCAGACTGTTAGTAAACGCCTTATCGATAGCCAAAACGCCATCGCGAATATCAACCAAAACCAGCATCATTTAACTGATTTGGTGAGCCAGTTTCCCTTGGGGCAGGTTATTGGCCAACATATTGCTTCTTGGAAAACTCAGTATCAGCAATGGTTGTCTCTGGCTAAAAACCAACGGGAGTATCGCGCCGAGATTGATGTTCATACGCGCACATCGGCAATGCAGCAACAGCTAATTGATAGGGTACAAAAAAGTATTTCTGCCAATAGCGAGCAAGTAGTGCTTTTGAGTAGCGAACAGCAAAACCTAAAAGCCAATATAAGCCAATTGTTAGCGGGTAAAACCGAAGGCGACTTACAAAATGAGCATCAACAGATACTAGAACAGCAAGGTTTTCGAGAGAAATTGACACAACTTGCACAGGATTACACTCTCGGGCGTCAAGTTTTAGCTGATGGGCAACAGGCTATTCATCTGCGCCAACAGGAAATGGTTGATAAAGATAAGACGCTTACCCAAACAAGGGGGCTGTGGAGCGATAAAAATCTGCAATTAAAAGATGTACAGCAACTACTCAAGCAAGAACAGCGCATTGCTGATTTAACCAGTGAGCGAGCAAAATTGATTGAGGGTGAGCCATGTGCATTATGTGGTTCAATTGAACATCCTTTAGTGACTGAATACCAAGAACTGGATTTATCGCACACCGAGCGCCGAGAAGCCGTGTTACTCGATGAACTGGAACAATTGAAAAAACAAGGCGAGCAGCAAAAGCAAGCGCTAGCCGAGTTGACTTATATTCAACAAAACCAACAAATCGCTATCCAAGAGTGGCAAGGAAAACTGCTGCAATACCAGCAGCAAGCAATAGATTGCTGTCAGGCTTTGGGCGTGAGCTTTGATTTGATTGATGTGCAAAGTCAGCAAGCCATTGCTGATTATAATGCCCAAATAGATGGATATAAAAAGCAGTTGTCAGATGTATTGTTGCAGCTTAAAGCCCTTAATGAATCAGCCAGCCAATTGGGTGAGCACATGATTCAATTGGAACAGCGACAAAACGCTGAAAATAGCCAGTTGCAGTTGGCACAACTTGAGCTGAAAACGGCACAGCAGCATATCGATAAGCACACCCATCAAATTAACGTAATTGAGTCGAGTTTAAGTGAGATTAAACAGCAGTTAACCCAACACATCAACGAGTGTGATCTAACATTACCCGATTGGGCTGAGGCCGCTTCATGGTTAGACTCACTTGAGGCCGATATTCAACAATGGCTAGATGCTCGTCAAACGCTGGATAATAATCGTCAGCAATTGGCATTGCTGGGGCAGGAATCACAGCAATATCAGCATCAAGCAATGCAAATCGCCGAACAAATTGAGCTGGCTCAAGTGGTATTAGTTCAAACCCAAGAGGATTTACAGTTAAAGCAGCAGCAAAGAGCTGATTTATTTGCCGATAAGCAAGTCGATGAGGTCAAGCATCAAAGTGAACATGATCTGATGCTGCAAGAAAGCGGTTTGCAGGACAAATTCACTCAACTGCAAGATAGTAAAACTCACATTCAAGCCCTAGCCACCCAAAAACAGGGATTAACTCGTCAGCTTGAGTCAGAGCATCAAGACCATCAACAGGTTGCAGAACGTTGGCACCTGGCATTAATAGCCAGTCCATTTGAAAATGCAGCTGCATATCACCAAGCATTGCTGGCGCCAGAGGAACATCAAAGATTAACAGTATTGAAACGCCAGCTTGATAATCAATTACAAGAGTCGCAGGTGTTATTCACTCAAGCTGCTAAAAATAATAATGATTTAATACAGCAAGGCGTGTTGCATGCTTTTGATGTATTGCAAATAGAAGAGGTCACGCTAGAGCAGCAAACGCTGCTTGAACGCCAGCATCTTCAGCAACAAACATTATGGCAGTGCCAGCATGCCTTAAAACAAGATCTTGAGTTAAAAGATCAACAACAAACTTTACTTGAACAGTTGACGCTGGCAAAGCAAGACTATGATGACATTGCCTATTTACATTCATTAATTGGCTCACAAAAAGGCGATAAATTCCGCCGTTTTGCACAAGGTTTAACGCTAGACCATTTGGTCGCCTTGGCTAATAAACAGTTAGATAGATTGCATGGCCGCTATCAACTTGAGCGCAAAGATAGCGAAGCACTAGAACTGCAGGTACTGGATACATGGCAAGGTGATGCAATCAGAGATACGCGAACCTTGTCAGGGGGCGAAAGTTTTTTAGTCAGTTTAGCATTAGCACTGGCCTTGTCCGATTTGGTCAGCCATAAAACCAGCATTGATTCATTATTTCTTGATGAAGGCTTTGGCACGTTAGACAGTCAAACATTAGATACAGCGTTAGATGCGTTAGATAATCTTAATGCATCAGGCAAAATGATCGGTGTGATCAGCCATATAGAAGCCATGAAAGAGCGCATAGCTGTACAAATTAAAGTCAACAAAATGAATGGACTTGGTGTAAGCAAACTACAAAGCCAGTTTGCAATAGCTTGA
- a CDS encoding YgjP-like metallopeptidase domain-containing protein produces the protein MRYLSGYNPQIISQIAELVDNNKLGEHFLSRYPKKHDIRTDKALYDMAIALKNTHMRQSDPLSKVIFDEKINLSHHALGLHSYVNRRQGHKVKAKNEIRISSRLKHTPFELLQMVVVHELAHLREKEHNKAFYQLCTFMLADYHQLEFDMRVWLVAEEVGQLPYA, from the coding sequence ATGCGCTATCTGTCTGGTTATAATCCTCAAATTATCAGCCAAATAGCTGAATTAGTTGATAATAATAAACTTGGCGAACATTTTTTAAGCCGCTACCCTAAAAAGCATGATATTCGTACAGATAAAGCACTATATGACATGGCAATTGCGTTGAAAAATACTCATATGCGCCAATCAGACCCGCTATCGAAAGTCATTTTTGACGAAAAAATTAACCTAAGTCATCATGCACTTGGATTACATTCCTATGTTAATCGTCGCCAAGGACATAAAGTTAAAGCAAAAAATGAAATTCGTATTTCATCTCGCTTAAAACACACTCCTTTTGAATTACTGCAAATGGTAGTGGTGCATGAATTAGCCCATTTACGTGAAAAAGAACATAACAAAGCCTTTTATCAGTTATGTACTTTTATGTTGGCAGATTATCACCAACTGGAATTTGATATGCGGGTATGGCTGGTTGCCGAAGAAGTGGGACAATTACCCTATGCTTAA
- a CDS encoding DUF481 domain-containing protein: MIRSSNVKRTFKPLAFTFFSYLVSTNVAAQTPAEQQNVQNQFTPMQVNVPVGDKYDWLQLSSNELLKGKIRNLYGDKLEFKSDQLNTLTVDWEDVIVLQSRGEVSIGFTDLSTRTGRLLIQHGRGYLDGVQFDVNDIMTIISGKQQEANYWSSNASLGANLRSGNNEQIDYSAKARMSRRTTESRFRTDYLGNYSKSGGENTTNNHRVNSFFDWFFSNQFFLRPVFGEYYTDTFMNISSRLTLGSGVGYSIIDNSRTEWNVSGGPAYNITRFNEVELGEDDSDKSGTIVLGSTFTTELTDSVDFNADYRMQFGNQNSGGYTHHAVAGVSVELTDLFDLDLSLVWDRISIPRAETDGTIPEKNDFQLIIGFGVDI; encoded by the coding sequence ATGATCCGCTCTTCAAACGTAAAGCGAACCTTCAAGCCGTTAGCTTTTACTTTTTTTAGCTATTTAGTTAGTACCAATGTCGCTGCGCAAACGCCAGCAGAACAACAAAATGTGCAAAATCAATTTACTCCCATGCAGGTTAATGTACCAGTGGGAGACAAGTATGATTGGTTACAGTTAAGCAGTAATGAGTTGCTGAAAGGTAAAATTAGAAACCTTTATGGCGATAAGCTTGAATTTAAAAGCGACCAATTGAATACTCTTACGGTGGACTGGGAAGATGTTATCGTGTTGCAAAGCCGTGGCGAGGTGAGTATAGGTTTTACTGATTTGTCGACCAGAACCGGGCGTCTACTTATCCAACATGGACGAGGTTATCTTGATGGTGTGCAATTTGATGTCAATGACATAATGACTATTATTTCAGGTAAGCAACAGGAAGCTAATTACTGGTCTAGCAATGCGTCATTGGGGGCAAATTTGCGTTCAGGCAATAATGAACAAATCGATTATTCAGCCAAAGCAAGAATGAGTCGAAGAACAACTGAGTCCCGTTTTAGAACTGATTACCTGGGTAATTACAGTAAATCTGGCGGAGAAAACACCACTAACAATCACCGTGTAAACAGTTTTTTTGATTGGTTTTTTTCGAATCAATTCTTCTTAAGGCCAGTATTTGGTGAGTATTATACCGATACTTTTATGAATATTTCATCGCGTTTGACCTTAGGTTCTGGTGTCGGTTATAGCATCATAGATAACTCTAGAACAGAGTGGAATGTCAGTGGCGGTCCTGCATACAATATTACACGCTTCAATGAGGTTGAACTGGGTGAAGATGATTCCGATAAAAGTGGCACAATAGTGTTAGGCAGTACTTTTACCACTGAACTAACTGACTCAGTTGATTTTAACGCTGACTATAGAATGCAGTTTGGTAACCAAAACTCTGGTGGGTATACTCATCATGCTGTGGCGGGAGTATCAGTAGAGTTGACGGATTTGTTTGATCTTGATCTCTCGTTAGTTTGGGATAGAATAAGCATTCCTCGAGCCGAAACCGATGGCACTATCCCTGAAAAAAATGACTTTCAGTTAATTATCGGTTTTGGTGTGGATATTTAA
- a CDS encoding peptidoglycan DD-metalloendopeptidase family protein → MLTSKIMGFEKPSASLSNLPNLHKKVLLASVFMVGAALLWPTQQEFSSQRIPVTLDLDALIPHINQPIKAGQVFEEPTPILEHVITNGDTLSKLFEMAGIDQKTMYKVLEADLDVLALDTLMPGNRIQFWDDNQGNLAKMELYFNPAHQVVFTRYDDGTYEVKDINLEGIWQNRIVGGEINGSFYVSAKAAGLSAAEIAKVESLLTSKLNFSRELRAGDRFSVLMNDQFIAGETTGNSNLEGIQIHTGRRDITAFQHLDGNYYDEKGQSLAPAFQRVPLSKNYRMTSRFNPNRKHPITGRVRPHNGTDYATPVGTPVLAPGEGVVSLVTNHAFAGKYIVIEHDNKVRTRYLHLSAFKVKKGQRVKRGQVIALSGNTGASTGPHLHYEFHVKGRPIDSMKANIAEAKVLPKKDLSEFQSIVRSRKMMMELG, encoded by the coding sequence TTGCTAACGAGTAAAATTATGGGCTTCGAAAAGCCATCTGCAAGTTTATCAAACTTGCCAAACTTGCATAAGAAAGTGTTATTGGCGAGTGTTTTTATGGTTGGTGCGGCTTTATTATGGCCAACACAGCAAGAATTTTCATCACAACGAATTCCTGTCACATTAGACCTAGATGCACTTATTCCCCATATTAACCAGCCTATTAAAGCCGGTCAGGTTTTTGAAGAACCGACTCCAATACTTGAACATGTGATCACTAATGGTGACACGTTGAGTAAATTGTTTGAAATGGCCGGTATCGACCAAAAAACCATGTATAAAGTACTAGAGGCTGATTTAGACGTACTAGCTTTAGATACGTTAATGCCAGGTAACCGTATTCAATTTTGGGATGATAACCAAGGTAATTTGGCGAAGATGGAGTTGTACTTTAACCCAGCCCACCAAGTGGTATTCACCCGTTATGATGACGGTACCTATGAAGTCAAAGACATTAATCTTGAAGGGATTTGGCAAAATAGAATTGTCGGTGGCGAAATTAACGGCTCGTTTTATGTGTCAGCAAAAGCCGCTGGTTTAAGTGCTGCTGAAATTGCCAAGGTTGAGAGTTTATTAACAAGTAAATTAAATTTTTCGCGTGAGTTACGTGCAGGAGATAGATTTTCAGTATTAATGAATGATCAATTTATTGCGGGTGAAACCACTGGTAATAGTAATTTAGAAGGGATACAAATTCACACCGGTCGCCGTGATATTACCGCATTTCAACATTTAGACGGCAATTATTACGATGAAAAAGGCCAAAGTTTAGCGCCAGCTTTTCAGCGTGTTCCCCTGAGTAAAAACTATCGCATGACTTCGCGCTTTAATCCAAACCGTAAACACCCTATTACCGGTCGAGTACGTCCACATAACGGGACAGATTATGCGACTCCTGTTGGTACGCCAGTGCTTGCTCCTGGTGAAGGTGTTGTAAGCTTAGTGACTAACCATGCGTTTGCAGGTAAATATATCGTTATCGAACATGATAATAAAGTGCGTACTCGATATTTACATTTATCGGCTTTTAAGGTCAAAAAAGGTCAACGTGTTAAGCGAGGTCAAGTTATTGCTTTGTCGGGTAATACAGGCGCGTCTACGGGACCACATTTACACTATGAATTTCATGTCAAAGGTCGCCCAATTGACTCGATGAAAGCTAATATTGCCGAAGCGAAAGTATTACCTAAGAAAGATTTATCTGAGTTCCAGTCAATCGTTCGCAGTCGAAAGATGATGATGGAATTGGGTTAA